The genomic stretch GTTTTTATATGTTCCATTCATCTAATGTTTGAACGGTATACGTTGGGAGCTTTTCCACTGACTCCAAGTGTTCTTTCGTCGTGACACCTGTATGCACAAGCAGGGTATCTAATCCTGCATTAATACCTGCAAGGATATCTGTCCGATAGTTATCCCCTACCATTAACGTCGCTTCCATAGATGTGCCGAGTTGCGCCAAAGCTTGTTCCATAATAATCGGTTCAGGCTTTCCAATAAAAATCGGATCCGTTTCAGTGGAAACAGAAACCACTGAAGTTAATGAACCATTACCAGGTAGCAATCCACGTTCTGTTGGAATCGCAATATCGCCATTAGTCGATATAAACGTAGCCCCGTTTCGAACAGCAATACAAGCTTTAGCAAATTTTTCATAAGTAATTGAACGGTCAATGCCAACGACAACGTAATCTGGATGATCATCTTGAAGGGTTAGCCCCTGATCCGTTAAGGCATCACGAATCCCTTCTTCACCGATTACATATATCGATGCATCACTCTTCTCATGTGAGATATAGCTTGCTGTCGCCATACTTGTTGTAAACACGTGATTTGGCGTACAAGGAACACCAAATGCCTCAAGCTTTTCAGACACTTGCTCTTTCCGTTTTGATGAATTGTTCGTCACAAATAAATAAGGAATATTCGCTTCATTTAGACGCTTCACGAATTCAACTGCCTCATGAATCTTTTCAGTGCCTCGGTACATGGTACCATCTAGATCAATTAAATATCCTTTATAGTTTTTCATTTTTGCTTCCTCCTTCTATTTATCCAACCCACAAGAAAACCGCTTTCATTTATCGAAAGCGGTTCCTTAGTCGTGTTTTTGAAAGGATAACATTAACTGCTTTTCACGTTTTTTACTACCTCTCATTAAAAACACCCTTCTTTCATTTCATGCTTCGATTATTACAGATTTAACGATGATTGTCTGGAAGAAATGCTGAGACTGCGC from Bacillus sp. Cs-700 encodes the following:
- a CDS encoding TIGR01457 family HAD-type hydrolase — protein: MKNYKGYLIDLDGTMYRGTEKIHEAVEFVKRLNEANIPYLFVTNNSSKRKEQVSEKLEAFGVPCTPNHVFTTSMATASYISHEKSDASIYVIGEEGIRDALTDQGLTLQDDHPDYVVVGIDRSITYEKFAKACIAVRNGATFISTNGDIAIPTERGLLPGNGSLTSVVSVSTETDPIFIGKPEPIIMEQALAQLGTSMEATLMVGDNYRTDILAGINAGLDTLLVHTGVTTKEHLESVEKLPTYTVQTLDEWNI